The genome window aaaacaacaaacaaggcaataataataatattattattatatgtagtaGATAGCCTTGACGAGTATCATCCTCGTCACCTTGTTTTATGTAGTTGTTTTTAGTTCTATTCTTTTGTGTGGGGTAATTATTAATCTATTATAATCTATATTATTTTGACCATTTACCTTCATCAGTTACAGATATTCTCTTTTTCGTAGTTTTATATTAAGTGCCACGTCCTGCCCAATACTAActagtgatttataatatatataatatatagttaattacaataattaaattaaattattatttatatacaagaGTAGATAGAACATGTCATCAATGAATTACagtaatttattaattcaaaattaattattaattaatcaatgtTATAAACAAAAGAAGTCTACAGAACTTGCGCTGTTGCGCAAGGCAACTGCATgccgtaaacaaaattaaaataagagaGTCCAGCTCTAGCGCGTGCTTTGTTTGACTCGAGTTCTTTCCGTGACTCTTCCGTTTACTTACAAAATCAAAGCCCTCTGTACGttaaattctattttaacaacTAGCCACTAGCAGAGCAGTTCAGTGTGGGAGAAGCTAGATTTGATCTCATGGCCGAGAAAGCAGCACCCACAAAGACCAAAAACAAGTTCCTGAAGCTTTTACAGAAGGCCGCAACAGCTCCTCTGAGTccaaaaaaaccaaaccgatcTTCACAAAAACCGGTAAGTAATGCTCCGATCCACACGATTATTCCAGCCGATGCACTCCGCAGCAAATCACGAAACTGGAGCTTCGGGGCCCGCGAGCCAACTTCACCGCAAGTCTCGTGCATGGGGCAGCTCAAGCACAAGAAGAAGCTGTGTAGCATGATAAACAACAAAAGCTACGTGTTGCCGCCGTTGGATCATCTCAATCTGATGGTCCACACTCCTAGTAAGGCAGTGGAAGCTGATCTCGAAGGTgataagaaaaagaagaagcccTTGGCTATCAAGAACATGTTTTCGAGAATACCGTCTCGACGAAGAAAGAGCGAGGCTACGACTGGTATTACTGAGCATAGATCATCTGCTTCGTCTTCGTGTAGTTTGAGCCAGATGAGGCGATTCTCGAGCAGCCGAACCTCgttgaataattttgattggACGGCCGCGCAGATTGCTCCGGTGGATAACGAGGGAGTTAAAGATAAGATTGGTACGTGTGTGCCGAAGGTAATGCTGGAATGTAAAGAAGTGAGTTTTGAGCCGAGGAAGGATGTTAGTTTGTGGAAGAGAAGGCCTATGGCTCAACCTGCTCCTCTTCaactctaaaccctaattagtTAGTATCTTGATCTTCTAATCAACTTCTGGATGTTCTGGTTAGTTTTAATCATGGAATTATGGTTAATTTCTCGTTATGCTTGGGTTTGTAATCGGTTAGATTCGGCCCAAGTAGTGTTGTATTTGATGAAGTTAAAGCTTGTTAGTACATAATCAATTGACTGTCAACAAGTTTaggtagatttttttttatgcgGGAATAAATTTAGCTTAGAGCCAACACTCTTGACTATTTACGTATTTGCTGTCAGAAATAAAATAGCCTCGCAAGCATCGAAATACTCGCTTATCGACAGCAGAACATGGTTATTGTGTTTTCTTTATGCCAATTTTGTAGACCAATAAGTTGTTGTATCCACCACTGGACCACGTACAACAAGACTTTAAATTAGTTTATCAATTTTCAGCTAAAATTAAGAAATACAGGTGATAACGGGCGGTTTGATCATTAAGACTTTATTCGAATTATAGTCCTCGTGTTTCTCTTTGATTCCGAGATACTAAAATTAAAGGTTTACCCAAAATATTTGCATCCTTTCTTCAATTTTTGAATAAGGTTTcgatatattcaaaaaaatcttTACGGGGTCGCCTTCATGCTTGTTTACAACTCTTCGAACCTACGGATCTCGGATTCGAAGGACCCCGTTTCACTACACGTATACCCCACCTATGAATCACTTACCTGTCTGTCCCTAATTTCGTGTCCTCCCACTTACTCTATTGTCATTGATCACCGGATGGCAAGCTCTCGCTTCCCCGAGGACTAATCCCCAAGGGAGAAAAGAAAAGAGTTAAAGAGGAAAGACCAAACTTCACtaataattttcagaattttgaTGTACGTTTCTTATATCTGTAAAGCTCTATTAGTAGTTGAACTTTCTTTTCTATTAGTATAATAATAAGTctacattaataaaaaaagtaaCAACAGCACACATATCAAGCAATATTGCCCAAACAATAAAACGCACATACTTCAGTCGGTTTGCATTATCCTCTTTAAACTTGCGTTTTGCTAATTTTCTGAATGAAGGTTTTCATCGTGGATGATCATTGTTTGTCGGCTCATACTGCCAAGTTTTGTAGAGCGACTGTTATTCTACGGAATTCCGtaggattttaaacaattttagttaaaaaaaatattttgagagtCGACTGCTTAGTTAGATCTAACTGTCATTTATTcacttttcatatatttatctCCCTCACCGGTTAAACTTTTTTCT of Daucus carota subsp. sativus chromosome 3, DH1 v3.0, whole genome shotgun sequence contains these proteins:
- the LOC108213158 gene encoding uncharacterized protein At1g76070 → MAEKAAPTKTKNKFLKLLQKAATAPLSPKKPNRSSQKPVSNAPIHTIIPADALRSKSRNWSFGAREPTSPQVSCMGQLKHKKKLCSMINNKSYVLPPLDHLNLMVHTPSKAVEADLEGDKKKKKPLAIKNMFSRIPSRRRKSEATTGITEHRSSASSSCSLSQMRRFSSSRTSLNNFDWTAAQIAPVDNEGVKDKIGTCVPKVMLECKEVSFEPRKDVSLWKRRPMAQPAPLQL